In Scophthalmus maximus strain ysfricsl-2021 chromosome 5, ASM2237912v1, whole genome shotgun sequence, the sequence tatatatatatatatatatatatatatacaaatacattttcttacagtttattttcattatttttttagtaACTGCTCATATGGCAacttgtaaaaaatacaaaatagaaataagccaaaaatgtattatttagtAAGTGCAGAGTTGTTTTTCCTATACAAGATGAACAGGTGTTAACCAACAGGTTTGATTGACTCAAAGATTTGTGCTTTTTACACTGAATGCGTGCACTTATATATTCATGCTTATAGAAACACGATCCAGAAATAACCCCAGAAGAGCGCCTTAGTGTGGCGTCATTGAATTAAACACTCCCATTACCTATTTTACCAACTTCCATTTATCCTACAATTCCAGTTTATTTGTACAAATTTGAAGCATAGCTCCTGCTATGTTTAATATTTCCACATGTGAGTGGAAAGCTTATGATCAAGTCCAAGGCACCCCATATGTGCACATGGAAAATCAATGACAATCATTTAAATACAACTCAGATGAGAGATTTTTATCCGCACTCACAAAACCAAACTGTCTTTTACTACCAAGTACCTGTCATCGGCACTCGATTCAATTTGTTTCAGGAGTATGATTACaggtaattattattattattagtatcattattattatcttcaCTTTTGACTAGTTTAGATTTCTTTTGGATTTGTATGGACTGGGTCTTACCTGTTGAGCTCCTGTGAGTCAGTGAGAGGCCTTCCCACAGAgatcacctgtcaatcaaacactgtGGGCGGCACCGTGatgtcatgttattttttttgtcggGGGTGGTTTCTGTTTACAAAGATAGAGAGTTTCCACAGGCGATTGCCCTTTTTCTTTGTCCGCTAATCCATAATCGCTGTTGCCGCTAATTCTAACTACCTGTTTCTTTCTCGTCGTCTGCGCTAATAATCCAGACGGCAGTGGAAGAAAACTCAGCGTTCAcaacaatgagagagagaggccgacCTCCTCGGGGCGTGAATCACAAGCGTGTCAAACCAGTTGGTGACTGAGAAAACAGAAACGTGTTTATGTGAAAATATCCCAGGGAGACATTCGCCCTCGTGGTTGATCCAAAACAGGGAGGTTGTGAAATCAccgtgatgttttcttttggaatACATCAGCTCCTTGCTGTGTTTCGGTAGATGGTGTCGACTCATCTGGGTGGTTTAATATTCACGATCCTGCAAAACCACAGCCAGATCGTGGCGGTGCTCACGTTTTCTTGATTATGATTTTCTCTCAGGACGTTTTGAGGTCTTTCAAATCCCAAAAACATTTGGTGAAACCctggttttaatttgtgtgattACAGTCATTTTAGATTAATTTTAAGGTAAAGACAAATTGGCTTTGAGCATCAGGAAGTATGAATCAAATCTAGACTTCATCACTATCCTGGACTTAAGGGAATGTGCACGTTCAGGTCAtactttttttaagtttgtggACATGgtttttattgtagtttttagTAGAACTCATAACACTATGTAAAAATGTTCTTCAGAGGATGAAACAAATACAGctgttgccttttttctttatccacTTAACTAACTAGCAGTTATTCATTGGCATGAAAAGATGATTTTgaagtatgtaaaaaaaatctcatgttATTTATTGAGcaattttcaaatcaatttaCCAGGTACAAATTTAAAACACTTCAGAAAAGGCGTTATCGAAAATGTTTTCACCGATGCTGCAGAGATTTGGCATATGCAACTTTTCTCAACCATCGATTTGCTGCATGTCACTGtcactaaaacaaaaaacgtgTTTTTTGATATTTCTGAGGAAATACAAGCCACAATTGAACGCCTCCATCTGAAACCCTAACGCCCGCCTGTTCCCTCTCCCCTGTCAGTTTTACCCATCTCCTCGCTGGACCCCGTCATCCTGACGGAGGGCCAGTCGTACCGCGTGGCCGCCGCTTGCCGAGCGGTGGGTCGCCCGCTTCCCCGCCTCTCCTGGGACACGGACCTGTCGGGCCAGTCCCAGAACCGCACCAACGAGGGCGGGTCCGTGTCCAGCTACTACTCCCTGCACCCACTGCGCAGCATGAACGGGAGAAAGCTGGACTGCTTGGTGTGGCACCCTGGGCTGGACTGGCCCCGCCGGATCTCAAACCGCCTGGTGGTCCAGTGTGAGTactggtgatgaggatgatgaggatgaggatgatgatgaggatgatgattcTGCGTGACTGGTTTAAAgccaaaaagagacaaacaatgaCAACGTAATAAACCAACATAGAGTTTTAGTTACAACTGCTTTAAGTGTTATTTTCTGGAAGGTAGAGGTGCATCAATAATCTTGCCAGTTATGTACTATGATAAAATCACAGTGTACAAGAAATCAATAcagtgagttagttagttagttagttaattagttGATACCAAGGGAAATGTAGACCTACTTGTACATATCTGCATGttgaaaaagcaaatgtttattttttccaaagagTAAATATTCCCTCGAGCTGTTTCACCAGCAATCTGCAGTTTTATTGTTGAAGCTTTGACCAGCTCCTTTATTCCCCTTGTGCACGGCATTGTGGGACAACGGTGTCCGTCGCTGCagtcaaaacaaaagttttataTTATAACATCTGCTAGGTATTGTACTGTTATTCTGGCTGTGCCTGTAGCCGATCCCTGCCAGGCTGCAAACACAAGCCGCATTACTTATTCACATTTTGACATGAGAAGatttctttgatttttaattttggaCGCGACTTTCAAATTCCCCCCCTTCTCCTGGTTTGGTGTGTAATTACAACTGTTATAGTCGTTTCCAGTTGCCGTTTGATAAGCAGCGGTTACATCTCTTGACTCACCGCAGCCAAAGCAAAACTGTCAACATTAATGACAGTGATCATTTGGGTGTGTCAGCGAGGAATTCACAAAATGAtccagaaatagaaaaaaatacaaaggacATGTCGACGTGTCGTCGCTTCTCCGGTGTGAACGCGCTTCCTACTCGAAGCAGCTGAGGATCAGTATGGAGTATGGCATTAGGACGTAGTTTACCGTATGTTCAGTTTTCCAATGAGCCAACTCTTTTAAACTCTTCCCACCGATGAGATGTTTTTCTCCTTGTAGATCGCCTGCGAGGAATATTTGCACAGCCTAACCTGCTGACTGTGAACACAAATCAGGGAGAGGCGACTAAACGTTAGACAATATTGACAGGCTGGGTCCTTTTGGATAATACTCTCTCTTGCCTCGCACACTTCAGTTCTCGCGGCGCTTGGCGTCGTGATTTCGCCGGCGTCCGGAGTAGTGGCCTCGTGTCACGTGACTTGGACTCGAGTCGCGACATCGAAATCTTCCTCGTTCGGAATGATCTGACGTCCCGGTGTAGTTGTGTCTGATCTACTTCCGAGTCGGCATCGGGTGACAACCGATTTACATTTCGCGAGCAGGACGCTTCCAGCAGCGTTTGTAAGTGGAAGCCAGCGGACAGACATCACGTGACACCTCAGACTGTCACAttcagatggagagagactCTGCCGTCAGCAGAAATGACATATCATTGTAATTATGTCACTGGAATAACACACAGTGGGGACTGTTGGGTTTCTCATATGTTGTGAGGTCGCGACCTTTATaggtaaagtgccttgagataacaTATGTAACGATTTGACGCTATAAAATTGAACcgtattgaattgaatgttttatccttgtgaagcactttgtgattggtgtctgtgaaaggtgctatataaataaagatggcaTACTTACTTACTTTCAGTAAAGTATTacgattattatttcatattttcttatgTTGCAGCATTATGCTGAcatagaaaaaatgtatttttttccgcACTCTGAGTTGAACATaaggaaaaagtgaaaacagagtCTTGGAACTTTTttgcaaattcaaataaaagtaaaaactgaaacattgtCACATTGACATTGGAGCTCAGAGTAACCACCAGTAGTATATGTGTGAATGTTTAGTGTTGCTGCCTGCTCATATCCGTGTCCCTGTGTTCCTGTGTCAGACCCCCCAGATGCCACCATCTCCACCGTGTCAGGAGACTGGTTCGTGGGTTTGGAGAAAGCTGAGCTGGCGTGCGACGGCGGAGGAAACCCCAAACCTCAGAACGTCACCTGGACATGGTACGGCACCGTCTTGTACTCGCCTGTGTGACagtacacactgcacagcatcggggggggggggcccgtcTGGCTGCCGGCAGGACTGTGACAattacacacgcacgcacgcacgcacacacacacacacacacacgcgcacacacgcacaacaaaGACCTGCGCGTGAATCTAAAAGGAGGGCGCCTTCCTCTCTCCCGTCTCAATTCATTGCGGAATAAAAGCTGCGGTGTCGCGTTGCGCAATCCCacgttatataaaaaaaaaagagcaaaaaaggGGAGATTCTCACACgaggggagggagtgagggagccGCACGAGGAAGAGCAGGAGACGCATGCTAAGCTCGTAATCATACAGTGCCGCGCTTTAAATATCACTCCTAATGCCTGGTGAAATCACAGGGTCTGCACTTTTAATTagagacactgcagcagccaTTACAGCCACGACTGTGCACACAATGATCCAATGTTTTGTGCTGAGCGAAGGATATTTCAGCCCCGGAGACGAGATCTTTGAAATATTACGGTTATTCGGGATTTAACATTTCAGCGCCACGGGCGTATTTTCCATTCACGGGAGCCCTGACTGAGGCTCGCTTTGAATTTTACTTCAAGAGTTGTTCAAGGCTTTCGGGGACGTATGCATGATCAGTGCGGGACGAGAAGCCGCCCTCGGGTCTGGACGATGTAGAAAATGTGCGGCTGCAGCCAGTTGACACACAGAACATCTCTGTTGATTAATCTGTGAATCTGAACTGTAGAAAGTGCCTCAATCCTCTCGTCTCACGCTCGGCCAAGAAGCAATGAGGAAAATTGCAAAGTTTCAACCTATATATTGCAAACGTGGCACAGTATTTGGTGAAGAactcaaatgtatttgttttgtgatcAGATAAGAGCCTCAAAAAAAGTGTGTGGTAGAGTATAGTGCATAAATAACTATTCCCAAAGCTTTTGAGCGGTTCTCATGTCCCCCCCTGTCCTTGTGATCAGAATATACACAGATTTGTCCAGAATAAAACTCCTCGGTCAATTCAAATGAAGCGTGTGAGAAGTGAACTGAGCAGCAGCGGAACAGAATCGgcaaatatttttaaactctAAAGCGGAATCTTGCAGAGTGAAGAGTTTGACATTCGAGGAAATGCATTCATCTGCTTTCCTGccaagaggaagatgagaagatCGACACCACTCCTCATACCTGTCCATCAAATATGGAGCTACAGGCAACTGAGGGCAGAACCGAAGGCTGACAGCTACACGTCTTAAGGTTTCAAAAGAGAAATCCACCTTTCCGGCTCGTCTAAAGCTCAATAATTAAAGTCATTATGTGCCGTTGCGTCATTCTAACGATAAAcgctgatttttttccttttcacagcAAAAGCTGTAGCAAAATAGcaacttgttgtttttccacacttTCCAAAAGAAAGCGAGCAGATCGCAAATCTTTTTCGGGGGTTTGCTGAAGTCGGCTGATTTGCTCCACCTGCACCGGTTTCAACCACCTTCCTCCGTGTCAGATGAAATCTCCGCCTGTGACTCAAGTATAAAAGGGTCGGTTAGAGGAGCGAGGGGAGAAATGTGAGCCGGCTCCCGTTCAAGGGGctaaagcagcagcagttcaatAGCGGCAGCACAGTGAAACCAGGGGCAACATGACCCGTCTCAGTGGACCCGATCAGAAACTGGCTCTCCCACTATGTGGCCTGCGATGTGTGGGACTCGGCAGCCCGACCTGCCTCAATCCCCCCAAACCTGGTATTTATAAATTGGTGGTCACACCTTCCGCGCTGCGTGACCCTGATCCTGTGCAGCACTTCATCATTGCTCAGGAGCAGATGACGCGAGGAATTTGTGCATAAACTGGAGTGCAGGTTGcactttattgttgttttaattcCTCTCATTTCTCAGTAACTGAAGTGAATCACAGTTGTTTATCTCCGTGACACATCTCCGGGAATTTAATgaggacattttcatttgtgattatccgcaggggaggaggagctctGCCGGACGGGGTGTCGACGGTCGGGGGAAAGCTGGTCTTTGGGCGGGCCGTCCGCCTGAACGACAGTGGGGTCTATGAGTGCGTGGTCGAGAACAACGTGGGAGTAGGGAAAACGGAGATTGCGCTGACGGTAACAGGTAAGGTCAAGGCCCCCCCCCGGACTTCTTATTGGTCAAGGAaaattttgcatgttttgttggtattttagaaacagaaaatgagaagaTGGATATTCGGACTTATGAGACAAGTTGAGAACTAAAAATCCAGAGCATGTTCGGATTTTTCTTTGGAGTAATTGTGCAAATTTGCTGCCCCCTTGTGGTGGATGGAGGACGTGAACAAATGTCATTCAACTCAATCAGGATCAAAATTGCTGCATGAGCGATGTTAATTACAGTTATGCTggcgcgtgcatgtgtgtgcgtgtgcctgagtgtgtgtgtgtgtgtgtgtgtgtgagagattcaTCAACGTCTGTGTCTTGCtcacttttttcctttcagagaCATCTCCACGCAAGGGCTACTTGTCTGACGACAACCTGCTGCTGATCATCATCGGCGCCGCGGCCGCAGtcctggtgctggtgctggtccTCGTGGTCCTGCTGGTCAACCGCCACCATcggcacaaaaacaaaaggctcgAGATGGCGCTCAGTGAAAAAACGTGAGCCGAACCggacattttctttaaaaagctgCAAAAAGTTGAATAGCTGTAACTGTGACGAGAGCTCAACTGTGAATGTTTACACACAAtggtttttttgaaattgaatttccACAATCACTCCTAACTGtgccgtccccccccccccccccccccagggagGAAATTCACAGCCTCTCCAGACAAGCCTCCTTCAGGAGACTGAACTCTGTCAGCACCGACCCCAGAGTGCAGgtaaaaagaataaacacacacacacacaataatgagaataataaCCTGCAGGGTGGAGGGAGACAGGTGGACACACCCGCCCGTGGCCAGGCGTAGCCAGGGTGGAGCCGCTGGCATGTTGGCTGCTGCGGAGGCCAAAGATTGCAGGCTGCCGCAGCTTCAAACGAAATGCCGCGCAGAGCTCATAAAAATCAtactcataatttttttttttgtgcgatAACCTTTTGTGTCCGTGTTCACcaactttctttcactttctctctttgtgtccaGCCTGAAGATTACGCCCTGCTCAGAGTCGACAGCAGGATGAAAAACAGCCAAACGTCTCTGGTGAGttcctcctgtgtgtttgtcttttctttgatAACAGATGAATATACACCGAAAGAGAAATGGTCCCTGAATGGCATCGAGCGTGGTGCAGTCGTATCGCTTCAGTCTTCAATTCAACCTGGCAGTGATTTAGAAAGTTTTATAGATCTATAATGAAGAACTTCCACAATCCATTTCCTGAATCCATATTTTGCATTTGCTGATATCTAAAGGAGCGCCAGTCCAGTCTGGGAGGGAAGTGGGGTCCTCCcggaggggtggaggtggacgAACTGGGACGTCCCGTCGTCTGGCACGAAGGCATGGAGAGCCTGCGGGAAACGGAGATGGacggggagcaggaggagcgcAGGAGGCGGGTGGAGTCGTACCTGAAGACCAGCAACATGTCACTGGTACGTCGGAGAGATTAGTCtgaaatgtgttcatgtttcagtCGTGACGCGTCCCACGGTGTCGTGTTCTATTTGTGTCGGCGCTGACGGACAGTGTCATGGAGACcagcaaacaaaaactgacaaacacGCGACGCTGCTGCTACGGGCGTCTTCAGTTCATCAGCCACTTTGTTGTTGGTTATTACATGTTTTTTCAGTTCCTTTCAAACGATCAGCTTTTATTTAATCTGTACACAAATAGCATATCATGTACAAGGGGGACTGTAAACTTGTCAAAAAGTTTATGGACCAATTCCAGTAAAATCGACTGGTTAAGCACTTTTTTATCTACAAATTCTTTACAGAGCAGCCTTCGGCAAAATCTAGATCTAAGTTTTTATTTCTCGTCAGATTTCTCGCTGTGTGTTGCAGGACTCGGGTCTCCCCTCGTCCCTGATTCCCCTGAAGGCCCCGCAGGAAGACGGCGTCGGGCCCAGAGAGCCGGACCTCGGCCTCGGCCAGTCCCGGGAGGGTGAGTCCCCAcgcgaagaagaagagggacgcgaggaggaggaggaggaggaggacgacgacagcTCCTACCAGATCTCGGAGGCGCTCTCCAACCATTTTCACTACAGCAACGGAGTCCTCAGACCCCGGCCACACTCCAACGCCATTCTGCTGCACCCCAGAGGACAGATGATCTAGAGACCACAGACTCTTTATCCACTACAGAAGAGCGAGTGTCTGTTCTGCATCTCACGCTTGTGAGATTTTGATCATTAACTCTTTAACGCTATGATAACTGGGAACttatttactgtttgtttggaTATGCAACAGTGGAGAGACGACATTCAGGTGAAGATCCTCGGCCGCTCATCGACTGGGAACTCGTGTGGAAGTTTCTGATCCTGATTCTTTCGAAGAAACGGAGAAGGGAGTGGCCagcaactttttctttttttactttttcactcACCATTGgcatgtaaatgaaaacactttatCTCTCCTTGAAAATCCAAGGAGTCAAGGTTCCTGTCACACAGTGTTTACTGTATTTTGTGCATCCACGGCCTCTGGTGAATGACAGCTGACTGCAGTGTTCCATGTTAGCAAACGCAGAGTCCCCATGAATCCTGTCATTTACAGTGAGggtttacattaaaaaacactcGGGCGGGACAACACGGACGAAGACGATTTCTGAACGAGTCGAGTTATAGTGACCTGTAGTCAGAACCGTGACATTTTCAGCCTGGGTGCACCTGTGGATGACGagtttatgtgtgtatttttgtgtatagGAGGAAGGGATGAACAGTTACTGTATGCTTATAATAATCGAATTATGAGGCACCTGCAACAACACAAAGGTCAAAAAAGCTTTACCTCCCGGAGGACCAGAACATGGGACATGAAAacattcatgaataaaacatgtggAAGCAGATTTTAGGTTTAAacctggaagaggaagagactgGACAGAAACACGCAGGAGATGAACTTGTTTATATTGACCCAgcgaaactgaaaaaaaaataaaatgttaatgtcaaacTGTTTATTCATAAAAGAACAGCAtatgcaattttaaaaacaaagtccttgttctttttttctttttgtttttaaacctgGGACAGTTAAGGTTGATTCACCTCGTGTTAGGATAAAGGGCACCGCGACACCGACCACCCGCCGCTGTATTCGAATGTAgtgattttcctgcttttctccTTGTTCCAACCTTCACGTCCTCACTGGCTCAGCGACAACTGAAATAACTGAGATAGTGGATACGAGTAGAAACGGAGTGGGTGGCTTTGTCCCAGGCTCTGACAGGGCGACGGCTTCAGTCATCTCAGGGAAAACTCTATTAAATGAACAGTTTGAAAACAGGCCAAGGATCAGAAAAATGACCCGTAGAGACGCTCTGGTCCACCATCGTTGATGTCGTTTCTAAcgtgtggaaaaacaaacggGTTCTTAAAGAAAAGGTTTGCAAGTTGAACACACTCGGAACCAGCACTGGCATAAAGTTTCACTTAGGtcggaaaaaaaggggagaatcTACGATGGCCCTCTgtagagccagtgtttggtttgtctgctcAGGGCTACCGTAGAAATATAGCGGTGCAATATGCCGGgtacagaaaacacaacgacaCCAGTGAAAACATAATTGTTCGATTTATCCCGCTGCACCTTTAAGAAGTCAAAACTCAGCTTCGCCCTTTACAAAGAGTTCACAGGAAACcaatttaaaacttaaaatccAAACCATGTCAAAGTTACAATAAAAAGAATAAGGAAAGATGAGAGCACAGTCATATCAGTCAGCTACATTACCTCAGTAATATCAGAATACAAAGAGAAATAATTTGTGAATCCATTCTAGAATGAGATTAAACCTATCTTTTGtcgttcttttaaaaaaaacctttgaaatcAAACTGCATTTTGGGATAAAGTTTCTTTGTGAGTCCGCTGGTGAGTGCGAAGGTTGCTCCTCTGAGAGAAACACTTGCCACACGTGTCACACGTGTACGGTTTCTCTCCCGTGTGAATCCGCTGGTGAATCTCCAGGTGGCTGATGCGGTCGAAGCTTTTCCCGCAGAACGGACACACGAACCACTTCTCCTTCATGCGGTGACACGCTATCGTTTTATGAAACTCCGGGTCGTTCAGGAGGAACAGTCTGCTCTCCGGGTTACAGGTCGACATGTTTTTAGTCTGTGGCCTTTCCTCCGGGAGGAATCTGATGGACACCCCCCTCTCGGGGTGATTTATTGCTTCTGTAGGTTGACAGGGCTGAGCTTGGCTAAAAGTCGAAGGAGCCCCCGATTTGCTCGATGCGCCTTGTCCGTTGTCCCTCGTAAACCGGACGGAATACGCCGTCTCTGCCGAACTATCAAAAATGTCCAGGGCGTTTTGAATGAGAAGGATTTCCGAGTCCAGATTCTGCGACAGCTGCTTGGGTTCAAAGAGGCAGTCCGAGTCGTCGTCGGCAGCGTCGCCGTCTGCCACGGAGACAGACGTCCACTGCTGGATCTCTTTTTCTTCCGGGACCTCGGCGGGTTGGTGGTCGTGCTCCATCTCGTGGTGACCCGCTCCATCGCTGACGTCGTGATCAGAGTCCACTATCTGCTCCACGATCTGGACGTCATCATTGTCGTCATCGTCCTCCATCTTGACTATTAAATCTTCGTCATCTGTGTCGTCCCTTTGACAATGGACGGACTCGGGCTGCTCACACTGCTTCTCTTCTGTCTGAGCGGTTGGTGGTGGTGTGCGATTGACAGAGTTGTCCGTCGTCTCTCTGACACTTGGATCAGAACATAGTGTCTGCACTGAATCTATAATTGGCCCTGAAACAACAAAGCAGGtgcattttaaaacttaattcgtcgaaaatgaatgaatttgaagaCAATTTTACTTCGTGACTGTAGTAATTCAGATAGTTACGTTTGTAATTTACGAAAGGCAGGTGCTCACGTGAGTCATTAAATGGAGAAAGATTTGCAGTATGTGTCTGCTTCATATAACTAGATGTTTAAAGCTTTCAAAGCAAATTTGAACACATTAAAGTGCTTTGCTGTCTGAGACACGAGCTGCCACCAGTGCAGgtcttcttatttatttatttactccgATTTTGGgggtttggactgttggtctAATAAATCAATCTGAGGGTATCATTTTGAGCTCACACCCGTCACCTATCCACTGATGATTCAAATAATGATTTGCATGGAGCCTCAGTGTAAAGGCTGTAGTCACCAATAACAACAATCCTCCTCACATTTGACAAGCTGGAACCGaaagacatttttgaataatcactcttataattaaaaaaacaaacaaaaaaaactgtcaaacattTGCTCTTTCAAGCGTCTCAAATGTAAGAAAGTGAAGTTTTTCTGTGGCACACACATGACAACAGTACACTGAGGGTGGAGGGACAAACAAATTACAACTGGTGTTTTACACCATTTACTGTTATTTTATCGACAAAGCAgctatttaattaaaaaataattgactttAATTGAATGAAACCTTGGAGTGTATTAATACTTACATAATGGTTAATCACCCACTGTAttaacttttatatattttctatatgtctttctgtcaaataaaaagaTCTGCTACTACAGTTGGCGTGATAACATATAATGAGTCGTCACAGGAGAAGTGACTTTACATTATAACACAAACTAACGAATACGTGAAAAACATGACGTGTTTATTATTCTCTAATCCATAAGACGCTCATTTTTTCCTGATGGATGCTGAGCACCAGAACGTACAGTAAACAGTTCAGAGCTCATTATGAATTGTGTATTTAACTGTCATCTTTACCATCACCGGTGGGCGTCAGcagtttgttctgctgctctctcttcgaagaagaagaagatgatgatgatgatgatgatgaggaggaggaggaggaggaggaggagagacctGTGGTCTGAGCTCCAGACAGCACAGACAGCCGCTCGTTTTCCATCAGCATCAGCTTCTTGTTCAGGGCTTCGATTTCGCTCTGTCTCCGACGCAGCTCCACCTGGAAGAGGGCGAAGCCGTCCTCCCACAGTCGGCCGATCTCCAGCACGGCGGCTCGGGCGAGCTTCTCCATGATCGAGGTCAACTTGCTCTGGAAAGCCACACAGTTGGCCAtgtttccctccctcactcactccctccctcccgccgcCGGCTCGGCACCTCCGCTGGCTGTAAGCGACGCGGGCAACAGGCGTTAACACTGAACTGAGTGAGTCGGggagagaagacacacacacacgcggaagTTACTGTTTGGACGGTGTAGTTTCCATCGCCTGTCGCTGtttaaggaggaaaaacatggaAGTGTAATACAATAGCAACAGGAAATGGGGCGTGGTCACGTGAACGGAGGCTGGTACGGTGCTCGCCATGGGACAAACATAATCAGTAGTAAATATACGTAAATAtaactgtgacattttcaaaccaACCGGAAATCATTGTCCGGTTCAAATGTACCTCGTCGCCGTGAGCAAGTGTTTAAAGTAGGAACTCGCTGGACACTTCTCACATTCGTTTAGTTCCGCTCTGACGTTTCCCTCCCCGATTTTCCAACTTGTCCACTATCCACATCGCGCATGCGTAAAGTTTGCGTCGCGTCTACTTCCTGTTGTGCGCAGCTTTGTGTCAACAAGTGTGCAGGATTTAACTTCTCAGTCCGAATGGCCATTATATTAATTGTTATAATATTGTTGTGGCCATGTTCTATATGGTTCCAGTTGGatgttcattttaaagaaacagtttttaaagaataaagagTTACTTTTATTGCCTAGATAATGTACTTATTGTTCCACATGTAATACATATGCCACATATACatatgattaaattaaattatttaacatttcttctCTGGCGTGTTGAGCAGTTTACTACCAGCTGTGATAAGAAGCTTAAGAAAGCTGGCTCcataataggctgcaagatggacacCTTTGTAGCTGTGGTGGAGAAGGGGACTATGAACGAACTGTTATCCACGATGGATCCTCTCCATctcacactggacacacagcGAAGCTCCTTCTCCAACAGACTGAAGCGAAGCGGAATCAGGAAatatttcctgccacaagccataagtCTTTACAACAcatcacctctgtctgacagaaagactctggacacataaaacataaatcccggcacatttgcaccttcatgttaccatgttcctctgcaaaCTACTGGTAACTGAgctaatttgaatgaatgttaGGCAGATGATGTGGAAATAGTTTGCATGGTGACAATAAGCAACTGACATGTCAAGCCAACAACTCCGTTCGAACGTGCGCAACATGCAttgccaactgccaaagataagatgtGGGCTCCACTGGCCATTGCGCAACAC encodes:
- the nectin4b gene encoding nectin-4 isoform X2; its protein translation is MERVKCLALLVLIVPCVQGDFVEPPRPDTALRSLAESPTRLPCRYQAADGEKVVQVTWYKDLAEGGKDQIITAHFSDGHTEFGRYSGRVRFESSRPTENSALLIPGTEESDEGGYTCHISTFPNGNFERHIALTVWVLPISSLDPVILTEGQSYRVAAACRAVGRPLPRLSWDTDLSGQSQNRTNEGGSVSSYYSLHPLRSMNGRKLDCLVWHPGLDWPRRISNRLVVQYPPDATISTVSGDWFVGLEKAELACDGGGNPKPQNVTWTWGGGALPDGVSTVGGKLVFGRAVRLNDSGVYECVVENNVGVGKTEIALTVTETSPRKGYLSDDNLLLIIIGAAAAVLVLVLVLVVLLVNRHHRHKNKRLEMALSEKTEEIHSLSRQASFRRLNSVSTDPRVQPEDYALLRVDSRMKNSQTSLERQSSLGGKWGPPGGVEVDELGRPVVWHEGMESLRETEMDGEQEERRRRVESYLKTSNMSLDSGLPSSLIPLKAPQEDGVGPREPDLGLGQSREGESPREEEEGREEEEEEEDDDSSYQISEALSNHFHYSNGVLRPRPHSNAILLHPRGQMI
- the nectin4b gene encoding nectin-4 isoform X1; translated protein: MERVKCLALLVLIVPCVQGDFVEPPRPDTALRSLAESPTRLPCRYQAADGEKVVQVTWYKDLAEGGKDQIITAHFSDGHTEFGRYSGRVRFESSRPTENSALLIPGTEESDEGGYTCHISTFPNGNFERHIALTVWVLPISSLDPVILTEGQSYRVAAACRAVGRPLPRLSWDTDLSGQSQNRTNEGGSVSSYYSLHPLRSMNGRKLDCLVWHPGLDWPRRISNRLVVQYPPDATISTVSGDWFVGLEKAELACDGGGNPKPQNVTWTWGGGALPDGVSTVGGKLVFGRAVRLNDSGVYECVVENNVGVGKTEIALTVTETSPRKGYLSDDNLLLIIIGAAAAVLVLVLVLVVLLVNRHHRHKNKRLEMALSEKTEEIHSLSRQASFRRLNSVSTDPRVQPEDYALLRVDSRMKNSQTSLERQSSLGGKWGPPGGVEVDELGRPVVWHEGMESLRETEMDGEQEERRRRVESYLKTSNMSLISRCVLQDSGLPSSLIPLKAPQEDGVGPREPDLGLGQSREGESPREEEEGREEEEEEEDDDSSYQISEALSNHFHYSNGVLRPRPHSNAILLHPRGQMI
- the LOC118310690 gene encoding zinc finger protein 287, producing MANCVAFQSKLTSIMEKLARAAVLEIGRLWEDGFALFQVELRRRQSEIEALNKKLMLMENERLSVLSGAQTTGLSSSSSSSSSSSSSSSSSSSSKREQQNKLLTPTGDGPIIDSVQTLCSDPSVRETTDNSVNRTPPPTAQTEEKQCEQPESVHCQRDDTDDEDLIVKMEDDDDNDDVQIVEQIVDSDHDVSDGAGHHEMEHDHQPAEVPEEKEIQQWTSVSVADGDAADDDSDCLFEPKQLSQNLDSEILLIQNALDIFDSSAETAYSVRFTRDNGQGASSKSGAPSTFSQAQPCQPTEAINHPERGVSIRFLPEERPQTKNMSTCNPESRLFLLNDPEFHKTIACHRMKEKWFVCPFCGKSFDRISHLEIHQRIHTGEKPYTCDTCGKCFSQRSNLRTHQRTHKETLSQNAV